One stretch of Flavobacterium sp. 9 DNA includes these proteins:
- a CDS encoding sugar MFS transporter, whose product MKNIGIKISLYLNYFVFAILLNSVGIVILKSQRNYGVDEVQASILEAFKDMPIAIVSFFIASFLPRIGYRKSMLIGLGLVTLACISMYFGNSFDNAKILFATVGVSFALIKVSVYSLIGTVTETKKEHNALMSSIEGFFMVGIALAYFLFPAFNNENDPNSWLNVYWFLAALSFLSFLFLFFVKFKEPEVSAGANLKDDFLQMFKLMAKLLTVIFVISVFLFVMIEQGILSWLPTFNTKVLHLPENISIMMASILAISLAIGRMIAGIVTKKVNWIWVLSVCIFSAMLIVIFVLPKTVGLEVKSINTLSDIPLIGFAFPLIGLFIAPIYPLLNSIVLSALPKNLQSSMTGLIVIFSALGGTLGSRITGWLFKNEGPENAFYFTLIPMSLLLISFFILKKITAKDEI is encoded by the coding sequence ATGAAAAACATAGGAATCAAAATCTCTCTTTATCTTAATTATTTTGTCTTCGCCATTTTATTAAACAGCGTAGGTATTGTGATTCTAAAATCGCAAAGAAATTATGGAGTAGATGAAGTTCAGGCAAGTATTTTAGAAGCTTTTAAAGACATGCCAATTGCTATTGTATCTTTTTTTATAGCCTCTTTTTTACCAAGAATAGGCTATAGAAAATCGATGTTAATAGGATTAGGTTTGGTTACTTTGGCTTGTATTTCTATGTATTTTGGAAACTCATTTGACAATGCTAAAATTCTTTTTGCAACCGTTGGAGTTTCATTTGCTTTGATCAAAGTTTCGGTTTATTCGCTAATTGGAACTGTGACCGAAACCAAAAAAGAACACAATGCTTTGATGAGTAGTATTGAAGGCTTTTTTATGGTTGGGATTGCGTTGGCTTATTTTTTATTTCCAGCTTTTAATAATGAAAACGATCCAAATTCATGGCTAAATGTATATTGGTTTTTGGCTGCATTATCGTTCCTGTCATTTTTGTTTTTATTTTTTGTAAAATTCAAAGAGCCGGAAGTTTCGGCAGGAGCAAATCTCAAAGATGACTTTCTGCAGATGTTCAAATTAATGGCAAAATTACTTACTGTTATTTTTGTTATAAGCGTCTTTTTGTTTGTTATGATCGAACAGGGAATCCTTTCGTGGTTGCCAACGTTCAATACAAAAGTGCTTCATTTACCGGAGAATATCAGTATAATGATGGCAAGTATTTTAGCTATTTCATTAGCAATTGGCCGAATGATTGCAGGTATTGTAACTAAAAAAGTAAACTGGATCTGGGTTTTAAGTGTGTGCATTTTTTCGGCAATGCTGATCGTGATTTTTGTACTTCCTAAAACTGTTGGACTAGAAGTTAAAAGCATCAACACACTTTCGGATATACCTTTAATTGGTTTTGCATTTCCTTTAATCGGATTGTTTATTGCGCCAATTTATCCCTTGTTAAATTCGATTGTATTAAGTGCTTTACCAAAGAATTTACAAAGCTCAATGACCGGATTAATTGTAATATTTTCTGCTCTTGGCGGAACATTAGGTTCCAGAATAACAGGCTGGTTGTTTAAAAATGAAGGACCGGAAAACGCATTTTATTTTACTTTAATTCCAATGTCTTTATTATTAATATCCTTTTTTATTCTCAAAAAAATAACTGCAAAAGATGAAATTTAA
- a CDS encoding trehalase family glycosidase — MKFKLHITQTIEKLLAQEDTDGDKKITIDDHGPKKFLLYDQDGNPAVIEGTYQLSNLLQELALAKKNKTEFAEINLNEITEDPVKRISRKIKNLYWKGLTRTIDADGVKKILEDNKIENELAYLYVPFGDEIVFDYFKKLEATTPKLKVVQMPKNISPEYVLSLNKQPGILALALQIKNNEISGVPFVVPGGRFNEMYGWDSYFIAKGLLIDDKIDLALGIAENFKYQIDHYGKILNANRSYYLTRTQPPLYTSLIIDVLEKSNPDVFWIERHLKTAIKEYQTVWMEEGKRLTANGLNRYKAEGIGLPFEVEEGHFDDILEQYAPKYNLSTREFEKKYLEREVVDAELDKYFIHDRSMRESGHDTTNRLVGVCANLNTVAINSLLYKYETDIAFLIKKYFKNEFQYFEDKSFSSEYWISKANSRKEKINKMCWNAELGCYLDYDFVNEKQHFFEAAPTFYPLWAKISTQEQAEILVKKTLPRFKMKGGIAGSTKESIAGVDENAPIRQWDYPFGWAPHQMLLWEGLLNYNFNEEAQEMVYRWLWLITRNAVDYNGTIPEKFDLSISSHKIFAEYGNVGTEFDYITEEGFGWMNASYQYGLTILEDDLKQKLSDLVDPDDLF; from the coding sequence ATGAAATTTAAATTACATATAACCCAAACCATCGAAAAATTATTGGCTCAGGAAGATACTGATGGCGATAAAAAAATAACGATTGATGATCATGGTCCAAAGAAATTTCTGTTGTACGATCAAGATGGGAATCCGGCAGTTATTGAAGGAACTTATCAGCTTTCGAATTTATTGCAGGAATTGGCTTTGGCTAAAAAAAACAAAACCGAATTTGCCGAAATCAATCTGAATGAAATTACCGAAGATCCTGTAAAAAGGATTTCGAGAAAGATAAAAAACCTATATTGGAAAGGTCTTACGCGAACAATTGATGCTGATGGCGTAAAGAAAATCCTAGAAGATAATAAGATCGAAAATGAATTGGCTTATTTGTATGTGCCTTTTGGTGATGAAATTGTTTTTGATTATTTCAAGAAATTAGAAGCTACAACGCCAAAATTAAAAGTGGTGCAAATGCCTAAAAACATTTCGCCGGAATATGTGCTTTCGCTGAATAAACAACCCGGAATTTTAGCTTTGGCACTTCAAATAAAAAATAATGAAATTTCGGGAGTTCCGTTTGTAGTTCCTGGCGGAAGATTTAATGAAATGTACGGTTGGGACAGTTATTTTATTGCCAAAGGACTTTTGATCGACGATAAAATAGATCTTGCTTTAGGCATTGCCGAGAATTTTAAATATCAAATCGATCATTATGGAAAAATCCTAAATGCCAACCGAAGCTATTATTTAACCCGTACGCAACCGCCACTTTATACGTCGCTAATTATAGATGTTTTAGAGAAGTCGAATCCGGATGTTTTCTGGATTGAAAGACATTTAAAAACCGCTATAAAAGAATATCAAACTGTTTGGATGGAAGAAGGAAAACGTCTTACAGCAAATGGATTAAATCGCTATAAAGCAGAAGGAATAGGACTTCCGTTTGAAGTTGAGGAAGGACATTTTGATGATATTCTAGAACAATATGCGCCGAAATATAATTTGTCTACAAGAGAATTTGAAAAGAAATATCTCGAAAGAGAAGTTGTAGATGCTGAACTGGATAAGTATTTTATTCACGATCGAAGTATGCGCGAAAGCGGACACGATACAACAAATAGATTGGTTGGAGTTTGTGCCAATTTAAATACGGTTGCGATCAATAGTTTGCTTTATAAATACGAAACCGACATTGCTTTCTTGATTAAAAAGTACTTCAAAAATGAATTTCAATATTTTGAAGACAAATCTTTTTCAAGTGAATATTGGATTTCGAAAGCCAACTCGAGGAAAGAGAAAATCAATAAAATGTGCTGGAATGCAGAATTAGGATGTTATCTGGATTATGATTTTGTAAACGAAAAGCAACATTTCTTTGAAGCAGCGCCAACTTTTTATCCGCTTTGGGCGAAAATAAGCACGCAGGAACAAGCTGAAATTTTGGTTAAAAAGACGCTTCCAAGGTTTAAAATGAAAGGGGGAATTGCAGGAAGTACCAAAGAATCGATTGCTGGTGTTGATGAAAATGCACCAATAAGACAATGGGATTATCCGTTTGGATGGGCGCCGCATCAAATGCTTTTATGGGAAGGTCTGCTGAATTATAATTTCAACGAAGAAGCTCAGGAAATGGTTTATCGATGGCTTTGGCTGATTACCAGAAATGCGGTTGATTATAACGGAACCATTCCGGAGAAATTTGATTTGTCGATAAGCTCGCACAAAATTTTCGCAGAATACGGAAACGTAGGAACGGAATTCGATTACATAACCGAAGAAGGTTTTGGCTGGATGAACGCTTCTTATCAATACGGATTAACGATTTTAGAAGACGATTTAAAACAAAAACTATCAGATTTAGTCGATCCTGATGATTTGTTTTAA
- a CDS encoding efflux RND transporter periplasmic adaptor subunit, giving the protein MKKTIITIVIIIAALGVMGYVLNNNKKENKAKTDIVAEKNAAVSVKVTPVKTEEISLDFVANGNFQPIQQLTFSAEKSGKVISVLAKEGDYVKVGQTLLTMRGDVINVSAQQAQAVYQNAKSDYSRYENAFKTGGVTKQQLDQAKLALTNAESNLKQANINVGDTKVKAPINGFINKKYIEPGSILTGMPATALFDIVNVSKLKLVVTVNENQVASLRVGNQINVTASVYPDKTFTGKITFIAAKADESLNFPVEIEIANNINNDLKAGMYGTANFASNQQKQHLMVVPRNAFVGSVSSNEIFVVQNGVAKLKKVTAGRILGDQVEIINGLTDGEIVVITGQINLQDGNTVEIIK; this is encoded by the coding sequence ATGAAGAAAACTATTATAACAATCGTAATCATAATCGCAGCACTGGGTGTGATGGGATATGTCTTAAATAATAATAAGAAGGAGAATAAAGCAAAAACAGATATCGTAGCAGAGAAAAATGCTGCAGTTTCAGTAAAAGTAACTCCTGTAAAAACAGAAGAAATTTCACTGGATTTCGTTGCAAACGGAAACTTTCAACCAATTCAACAATTAACATTTTCTGCTGAGAAATCTGGAAAAGTAATTAGTGTTTTGGCTAAAGAAGGAGATTACGTAAAAGTAGGCCAGACTTTATTAACAATGAGAGGTGACGTTATTAATGTAAGTGCTCAACAAGCGCAAGCAGTTTACCAAAATGCAAAATCTGATTATAGCAGATACGAAAATGCTTTTAAAACAGGTGGAGTTACAAAACAACAATTAGATCAGGCAAAATTAGCGTTAACAAATGCTGAATCTAATTTGAAACAAGCAAACATTAATGTTGGAGATACTAAAGTAAAAGCACCAATCAACGGTTTTATCAATAAAAAATACATCGAGCCAGGATCTATCTTAACAGGAATGCCTGCAACTGCTTTGTTTGATATTGTAAATGTTTCTAAATTAAAATTAGTAGTTACAGTAAACGAAAATCAAGTTGCAAGTTTGAGAGTAGGAAACCAAATCAATGTAACAGCGAGTGTTTATCCTGATAAAACTTTTACTGGAAAAATCACTTTTATTGCTGCAAAAGCGGATGAATCTTTAAACTTCCCAGTTGAAATTGAAATTGCAAATAATATCAATAACGACCTGAAAGCAGGTATGTACGGAACTGCAAATTTTGCATCAAACCAACAAAAACAACATCTTATGGTTGTGCCTAGAAATGCTTTCGTAGGAAGTGTTAGTAGTAACGAAATCTTCGTGGTTCAAAATGGTGTTGCAAAATTGAAAAAAGTAACTGCTGGAAGAATTTTAGGAGATCAGGTAGAAATCATCAACGGATTAACTGACGGAGAAATTGTAGTTATTACAGGTCAAATTAACTTACAAGACGGTAATACAGTAGAAATTATTAAATAA
- a CDS encoding TetR/AcrR family transcriptional regulator encodes MKEKIISKASELFLKLGFKSVTMDDIAGEMCISKKTIYKYFCNKEVLIEESTSTVHKQVHEVIDTIVAKDYNAIHENFEIREMFRDMFKNATDTSPLYQLKKHYPEIYQNIMTHEIDQCNHYFRDNILKGIREDLYRADLNIDLYVKFYYTLIFHINETTVSEREAQKIELEALEYHTRAMATEKGILELEKQLKKITI; translated from the coding sequence ATGAAAGAGAAAATCATATCAAAAGCAAGTGAATTATTTTTAAAGCTTGGTTTTAAAAGCGTTACAATGGATGATATCGCGGGCGAAATGTGTATTTCTAAAAAAACGATTTATAAATATTTCTGTAACAAAGAAGTTTTAATCGAAGAGAGTACATCTACAGTTCATAAACAAGTACACGAAGTTATTGATACGATTGTAGCCAAAGATTATAATGCGATTCACGAGAATTTTGAAATTAGAGAAATGTTCCGTGATATGTTTAAAAACGCAACAGATACCTCTCCGTTATATCAGTTAAAAAAGCATTATCCTGAGATTTATCAAAATATAATGACTCACGAAATCGATCAGTGTAATCATTATTTCAGAGATAATATTTTGAAAGGAATTCGCGAAGATCTATACAGAGCAGATTTGAATATAGATTTATATGTAAAGTTTTATTACACTTTGATTTTTCATATAAACGAGACTACGGTTTCAGAACGAGAAGCACAAAAAATAGAATTAGAAGCGCTGGAGTATCACACCAGAGCAATGGCAACCGAAAAGGGAATACTGGAATTAGAAAAACAACTTAAAAAAATTACTATTTAA
- a CDS encoding TolC family protein, with product MKRIILIFLCSIGLSANAQVKTLTLKDAVIYALENKADAKKAKLQVENSEYKIQEVRSRALPQISANGNLTYNPVIQTTVIDGAGFGQPGTTIQAAFGQKWTSNAGLSLTQTIFDQSVFTGLRAARSTREFYQINDQLTEEQVIERVANNYYSVYVQKERLILLDSNYVNTTKVRDIVKGQFDNGLAKKIDLDRIVVKMSNIDTERQQIKNQITLQENALKFYMGMPIEAQIDMPKEEFEVVPAALTEVPNVENRTEYLLLKKQEELLVYNKKAVEAGYYPTLSLTAGYNYIGQGPQMPWFAKPSDGVYWSDYSAIGLNLHVPIFTGFGTRAKVRQADVEIRSLQEDIKDTKLSLDLDYRNAMAQIDNNLVTINNQKENMRLATEILSNTKNNYLQGLASLTDLLDAENAQLEAQNNFTRAVLNYKIAEIALIKSKGELKTLIK from the coding sequence ATGAAACGAATAATTCTTATATTTTTGTGTTCAATTGGCTTGTCTGCCAACGCACAAGTCAAAACACTAACCCTGAAAGATGCTGTTATTTATGCGCTTGAAAATAAAGCAGACGCAAAAAAAGCAAAATTACAGGTTGAAAATAGTGAGTACAAGATTCAGGAAGTACGTTCAAGAGCATTACCACAAATCTCTGCAAACGGAAACTTAACTTACAATCCAGTAATTCAGACAACAGTTATTGATGGAGCTGGTTTTGGTCAGCCAGGAACTACAATTCAGGCGGCATTTGGTCAAAAATGGACTTCAAATGCTGGGCTTTCATTAACTCAGACAATATTTGATCAATCTGTTTTTACCGGTTTAAGAGCTGCAAGATCTACTCGTGAATTTTATCAAATAAACGATCAGTTAACTGAAGAACAAGTAATTGAAAGAGTTGCTAATAACTACTATTCAGTTTATGTACAAAAAGAAAGATTGATTTTATTAGACAGTAATTACGTAAACACAACAAAAGTTCGTGACATCGTAAAAGGACAATTTGATAACGGTTTGGCTAAAAAAATTGATTTAGATCGTATCGTTGTTAAAATGTCTAATATTGATACAGAACGTCAGCAAATTAAGAATCAAATTACTTTACAGGAAAATGCTTTAAAGTTTTATATGGGAATGCCTATTGAAGCTCAAATTGATATGCCAAAAGAAGAATTTGAAGTTGTTCCTGCTGCATTAACAGAAGTGCCAAATGTTGAAAACAGAACGGAATATTTGCTTTTGAAAAAACAAGAAGAGCTTTTAGTTTACAATAAAAAAGCTGTTGAAGCTGGATATTATCCAACACTTTCTTTGACTGCAGGTTACAATTATATTGGTCAGGGTCCACAAATGCCTTGGTTTGCAAAACCATCAGATGGTGTTTATTGGTCAGATTACTCAGCAATTGGATTAAACTTACACGTACCAATTTTTACAGGATTTGGAACTCGTGCCAAAGTAAGACAAGCCGATGTAGAAATCAGATCACTTCAGGAAGATATCAAAGACACAAAACTTTCGCTTGATTTAGATTACAGAAATGCAATGGCACAAATTGATAATAACCTTGTGACTATCAATAATCAAAAAGAAAATATGCGCTTAGCGACTGAAATCTTAAGCAATACAAAAAACAATTATCTTCAAGGATTGGCATCATTAACAGATTTGTTAGATGCTGAAAATGCACAACTTGAAGCTCAAAATAATTTTACGAGAGCAGTTTTGAATTACAAAATTGCCGAAATAGCACTAATCAAATCAAAAGGCGAACTTAAAACTCTTATTAAATAA
- a CDS encoding YceI family protein: MKTTWTLDSSQSDVLIKMRHSIIAYMGGTTNKFGGYVNIEDNEIEDASVEFSLDINNKKDSFQQIDTYLQLQDFFDVDEHPIISFKSTSFQKINNNINFFKGDLTIKDVTKVVELDAEFIGINTYNGERKVAFEIKGDIKRQDFGLDYNSFNHNGGLALGKDIKLIANLEFSI, from the coding sequence ATGAAAACAACATGGACCTTAGATTCTAGCCAATCAGATGTTTTAATCAAAATGAGACATTCTATAATTGCTTATATGGGAGGAACGACTAATAAATTTGGTGGCTACGTGAATATTGAAGACAATGAAATTGAGGATGCTTCGGTTGAGTTTTCATTAGATATCAATAACAAAAAAGATAGTTTTCAACAAATCGATACTTATTTACAGCTTCAGGATTTTTTTGATGTAGATGAGCATCCGATTATTAGTTTCAAATCGACTTCATTTCAAAAAATAAACAATAACATCAACTTTTTTAAAGGTGATCTTACTATAAAAGATGTCACTAAAGTGGTTGAGCTTGATGCTGAGTTTATTGGAATCAATACTTACAACGGTGAAAGAAAAGTTGCTTTTGAAATTAAAGGAGACATCAAACGTCAGGATTTTGGCTTGGATTATAACTCATTTAATCATAATGGAGGTTTGGCTTTAGGAAAAGATATTAAGCTTATAGCTAATCTTGAATTTAGTATATAA
- a CDS encoding polyprenyl synthetase family protein yields the protein MHDISQYQDFFIKYLENQSISKEPKNLYEPIEYILGLGGKRMRPVLTLMASEVFDTDYKVALPAAMAVEVFHNFSLVHDDIMDDAPLRRGQETVHEKWDLNTGILSGDAMLILAYQYFEQYDPNVFRDLAKLFSKTALEVCEGQQWDVDFEKRNDVTIPEYLKMIEYKTAVLVAAAMKMGAIVAKTSEKEGDLIYDFGLNLGLAFQLQDDFLDAFGDPETFGKQVGGDIIENKKTYLYLKAREFSSPEKASELEKLFSLNLDDNTDKIETAKSIFNESGASKATQDAIEMYTFKAFDTLEKMDINAEKKDILRTFGENLMGRKV from the coding sequence ATGCACGATATTAGCCAATACCAGGATTTTTTTATCAAATATTTAGAAAATCAAAGCATCAGCAAAGAGCCTAAAAACCTTTACGAACCTATTGAATATATTTTGGGCCTTGGCGGAAAAAGAATGCGTCCCGTGCTAACTTTAATGGCTTCAGAAGTTTTTGACACCGATTATAAAGTGGCGCTTCCGGCTGCAATGGCTGTCGAAGTTTTTCATAATTTTTCGTTGGTTCATGATGACATTATGGATGATGCACCTTTGCGAAGAGGACAGGAAACTGTACATGAAAAATGGGATTTGAATACCGGAATTCTTTCCGGAGATGCAATGCTTATTCTGGCTTATCAGTATTTTGAACAATACGATCCAAACGTTTTTAGAGATTTAGCAAAACTATTCAGCAAAACTGCTCTTGAAGTTTGTGAAGGACAACAATGGGATGTTGATTTCGAAAAAAGAAACGATGTTACAATTCCCGAATATCTAAAAATGATCGAATATAAAACCGCCGTTTTAGTTGCTGCTGCCATGAAAATGGGTGCAATTGTAGCTAAAACATCTGAAAAAGAAGGTGATTTAATTTATGATTTCGGATTGAATTTAGGATTGGCTTTCCAACTTCAGGATGATTTTCTGGATGCTTTTGGAGATCCTGAAACCTTCGGAAAACAAGTTGGCGGAGATATTATCGAAAACAAAAAAACCTATTTATATCTAAAAGCACGTGAATTTTCATCACCTGAAAAAGCTTCGGAATTAGAGAAATTATTCAGCTTGAATTTAGACGATAATACGGATAAAATAGAAACTGCAAAAAGCATTTTTAATGAATCAGGCGCTTCAAAAGCAACGCAAGATGCTATAGAAATGTATACTTTTAAGGCTTTTGATACTTTAGAAAAAATGGATATCAACGCCGAAAAGAAAGATATTCTTAGAACTTTTGGCGAGAATTTAATGGGAAGAAAAGTTTAG